The genomic DNA AAGCATCAGTTTCGTAGATTTCTCCAAATTTTACAATTTTCTTTTGCGTAGGATGGGGTTTGCTTGTTATAATTGAATTTGAAAGATACTCGCGTGTTAAATTTTCTTGGTTTGCTGCCTTTAAATTTTTACGAATATCCTTTTTTGTTTTTCTGTTAAGAGTATCAATTAAAATATTTTCTTCTATTAATATGTGCCTAATTGCAGAGTAACTTATTTTTCTTTTTCAACTTAACTCTCAATAATGTTTAATACTAAAGTCATAATATTTAGTTTGAAATAATTCAATTATTTCATCTTTAAATAATTGTTGAATTTTATTTATAGGTATTTTATTGGTATTTCTATGAATAAAGGCTTTTGCTCCAATCTCTTGATATTCTTTAAGTTTTCTTCTTGTGTGTCTAACACTATAACCTAATTTATAGGCTGTATTTTTAATAGACTCTTTTCTTAAAGATAATTGTTTAATTAATCTTAGTTGTTCTTGTTTCATGGTATTTAATAGTAGTCCTTTCATAAAACCTCCATTTATTGATTATAAAGGAGGACAAAGTCGCTTGTTAATATGTAGGGACATAATCGCTTATTACTCATAATGAAAAAAGGGAATAGTATTAGAAAAATATCAAAATGGAGAAAGTTGTAATAAAATAGTGTAGTGTAACCTTTTTTAGGACACATTTTAAAAATACTTTATATATTGATATAAAATATTTGTGAACGAAGAGAGGTTTTATTTTGACTAAGTATTCAATCAATCAAAAAATTGAATTAGTATTGAATTTTTATAAATCCAATTTGTTATTAGACAGTATTCAAAAGCAGTAGGAATTGATAAATAAAGATTAAAAAACTGAATAAAAATTTATGACGAAAATGGAAGAAGTGGATTTAAAAAGTCCTTTAAAGTCAATAATGAGGAGATTATAAATTTAAAAAAAGAGCTTAAAAAATCAAAAAGAGAGAGTGAAGATTTAAAATTAAGAGATGAAATGTTTAAAGAATTAAGAGAAATGATTGATAGAAAGAAGTAAATAAGTGAGAGTTAAATACATTTAAATCAAAAGTAGTTTATAACTTTACAATTAAATACCCAAATATTTCAGTTAGAAGACTTTGTAGACTAATTGATTTAGCAAAAAGTACTTACTATGATTGAATATCAAAAGGTAAACCAAAAATTAAGGCAATTAATTGAGATTTGGTTTTGAGAATTAATGATGTTTATAAAAATGAAGTTAAAATCTATGGTTCTAGAAGATTAATGAAGTATTTAGATCTAAATTGTAGTCATAAAAAAGTTCTGCGAATAATGAAGTTTCTAAAGTTAAAACCTAATAACTATAAAATACAAAAGAATAAATCAATTACTCCAGAAAAAATTGTTAAGTATCCTAGATTATTTAAATATCAAACAGATTTGAAAAATTATGGAGATATTTTCTCTGTAGATATTACCGAGAAAATAATAGCAGGATGCAAACTATACATTTGTGCCTTTTATCATGTAAACACTAAAAAGGTTTATGGTTAGGTAACTAAAAATATTAAAGGTATGAAATTAGTATTAGAGTCATTTTTTAATATGGTTAATGAATTTGGAACATTTAAACCAAACTCAATTATTCACTCTGATAATGGCTCAGAATTTAAATCTTATCAATATTGCTTAGCTACAATGTGATTTGGTTTTGGTTTAAGTATGTCTAGAATTGGTAGATCAATGGACAATGGATATATTGAAGGTTTTTGAAGTAGTCTTAAAAGAGAAGCAATCAAGGAAGGATATAAATACAATGTTGTAAATGAATACATTTATAATTTGAAAATGTATCAATATTTTTATAATAATAATAGAGTTAGTTATAAAATATAGGTGTCCGAAAAAAAAGGAACAGTACAGTTGTAATAAAATAGCTTGAATCCTTAAAAAGATGATAGCAAAAATACTTTCTTTTATGATATTATGGAAATATTTTTTGTTCCATAAAAAATTCTAAATTTAAATCAAGAAATTCACTTTATAGATAAATAATAATCAAAATTACACTTATTTACATATAAAACTCACAATTTATTTGACAATAATTGTCAGTTTCTTTTAAGATTGCCTATTATATACAAGTATTTTAAAAATGTTTTTAGACTTTATTTATTCTTTATAATCATAGGTTTTGTTTTTTATAAATATAAAATTAATGTATTATTATAAAATAATTAAGGAGAAAACATGAAAAAATTATTAAGCTTATTAGGAACAGTTAGTTTAATTGCAACTTCAAGTGCAACTGTAGTTGCATGTGGTAATGGTGAAACTAAGCCTCCACCAGAAATAGAATATGACAAATTAGTTAAGGAACTTGAGCAAGATGTTAATAAAATTTTTGTAGATCATTTACAAAATAGTGTTTATGAAAAAATGATAGGTCTAACTATTAATGAAAAGGAAAATAAGTTTTTAAATAAAACTACTATTAGAACATTTAAGGGTAGAACTGCAAGTGAAATTGGAGAAAAAAACTTAGTACATTTAGTTGATGATATTAATAGAATATTAGATATTACTCAATTAGAATCTAAATTAAATAAATTAAAACTTATTAATGAGTATAATATTCTTTTAAATGATGTAAGTACTTTATACAAGGGAATTGTGTTTGATTGAAGTACTTTGGATATTAATACAAATGAAAGTGAATCATTATATTTAGGAAATGTTTTATTAGACTTTAAAATACAAATTCAATACAAAGGTGAAAAAGATATTGAATTACTAGAAATTAATGATTCTTTTAAATATACTCTAACAAATGATGCAACATTAAAAGATTCATCTGATAAATTTTATAAAAATATTACAAAGGATTATTTTTCATCACAAGATTCAGATGCCATAAAATACTCAAATTTACTGTGAAATGATATTAATGGATCAAAAAGTAAATTAGATGCATATGGAAATATTGATAAAGAAATGGACAATTACTGAAATAATACTGCACAAACAAATGGATTTAAAGATTCTATTACTAAGTTTATTAAAACTAATTATTTTAGTAAATTACCAACATTGCCTTTATCTTTTGAAACAGATAATTTTTATAAAGGCTCACAATTAACGTCAACATCTCTTTTTAATTCTATTAATAAGCCAAAATCATTTGTTAATGAAGAGTCAATTAAGTTTGATTATAAAACTGAAGAAGGTCAATTAATGTTGGAAAGTATTTTTAGAAAAAATCCTGATATTAATCCAACAAATTTTATATTAAGAAATAATTATTTTACTGAAAAGAATCTTAATGTTTGAAAAAAGGATTATGATATAAAAAAAGAAAATTTTATTAAAGATCTAAATTTACACTTAAATGAAGAGCTTAAACAAACTGAACAATACAAAAACTCATTTTCAATGAAGTATGTTGACTTAACTGGACTTTCAATCAAATTTTCTGATGATGAATATGTTCATAATTTACCTGACTTTAAAATAGCTACTAATTATATAATTGATTCAAATCAAAGTTCAGAAGAAATTTTAGATGATATGACTGAATTTTCTATAAAATCAGTTAAAGCATTTCATGAAATTTTTGGTGTTGATTATAATTATAACTATTTGGAAAATAATAATTCCAAAGAAGATATTTTAATGGCTATTAAGAAATCTGACTTTACAAATGCAATTTATTTTGAAAGAGATAATACGGGTGGGGTACATAGAATGAGTCGAGCTCTTTCATTGAGCGCTAACAACACTTTAATTTCTTATAGAAATAATCTTTTAGAATTGTCAAATTTACCATTAACTTCACCATATTTATTTGATTCTAGATCTTCAATTAGTAGTGAAAGTAGTGCGTCAGGAGAGACAACAACTAAATACTCTAGAAGTCATAATAAAGAAGGAATATTTTCAACAATATATAACATTAAGGTAAATAGTGATTATTATAATGAAAAAATATTTTATTGAAATTTGGGTTACTTAAATATGTACTTTGATTTAGATCAAATAATTGATGGAACAAGATTTGGAGAAAAAGCATTTATTGTATTTTCATAGATAATATTTTTATGTTTAATAATAAATATAACTTCAAATTTAGGTAGTTTTTATCAATTATAATACTTTTATAAAAAAATATTATAATCTAAATTTAATAGTTTGCAGATATCTGCAAACTATTTTTTATATATGAGGACATGATTTAGAGTTAAAATTTTTGGAAGTTAGGTAAGTCTAAAAGTGTAATATATTTTTTTGATAAGTCTTTTTAAAGTACTGATTTTGTTGAATTACTAATAAAAATGATATCCATTTATAGCAATAATCAAAAAGTATAAGGGAAAGATAACTACTAATAATATTAATAGAAAATCACATAGCGATCATAAATCAAATCGTGTAATAGGGTATACTCAAATGGATTTCTCATTATATGATATTTCAGCTTTTAATTTTCTAAAAGATACTGAATTAGTTATGGGGATTAAAAAGTCAAAAATTAATAAAAAAGTAAAATAC from Spiroplasma endosymbiont of Cantharis nigra includes the following:
- a CDS encoding lipoprotein — its product is MKKLLSLLGTVSLIATSSATVVACGNGETKPPPEIEYDKLVKELEQDVNKIFVDHLQNSVYEKMIGLTINEKENKFLNKTTIRTFKGRTASEIGEKNLVHLVDDINRILDITQLESKLNKLKLINEYNILLNDVSTLYKGIVFDWSTLDINTNESESLYLGNVLLDFKIQIQYKGEKDIELLEINDSFKYTLTNDATLKDSSDKFYKNITKDYFSSQDSDAIKYSNLLWNDINGSKSKLDAYGNIDKEMDNYWNNTAQTNGFKDSITKFIKTNYFSKLPTLPLSFETDNFYKGSQLTSTSLFNSINKPKSFVNEESIKFDYKTEEGQLMLESIFRKNPDINPTNFILRNNYFTEKNLNVWKKDYDIKKENFIKDLNLHLNEELKQTEQYKNSFSMKYVDLTGLSIKFSDDEYVHNLPDFKIATNYIIDSNQSSEEILDDMTEFSIKSVKAFHEIFGVDYNYNYLENNNSKEDILMAIKKSDFTNAIYFERDNTGGVHRMSRALSLSANNTLISYRNNLLELSNLPLTSPYLFDSRSSISSESSASGETTTKYSRSHNKEGIFSTIYNIKVNSDYYNEKIFYWNLGYLNMYFDLDQIIDGTRFGEKAFIVFS